A stretch of Coccidioides posadasii str. Silveira chromosome 2, complete sequence DNA encodes these proteins:
- a CDS encoding uncharacterized protein (EggNog:ENOG410Q56J) translates to MAGFGNTWGPGGRLDQPNWEDEMQSGTQQDYNADEGIRSDPMSESSQRYSSGHGQEYDQQHTAMQGDGRAQGEDWGGRYQGGTAQAYPQTESTQGGYGQRGMGGQGMHSFSRIGEDEPSDERFMGEHGSQGFGEQEQQAEKQSKPSGILGCISSLGDRVQRAAECRFGGGS, encoded by the exons ATGGCTGGCTTTGGAAACACCTGGGGTCCCGGCGGACGCCTCGACCAGCCCAACTGGGAAGATGAAATGCAGAGTGGCACCCAGCAAGACTATAATGCTGACGAGGGCATTCGGTCGGATCCCATGTCCGAATCATCGCAAAGGTATTCCAGCGGCCATGGCCAGGAGTACGACCAACAGCACACCGCCATGCAAGGAGATGGCAGAGCTCAGGGTGAAGATTGGGGTGGAAGATATCAAGGCGGAACTGCCCAAGCGTACCCGCAGACTGAAAGCACACAGGGTGGATATGGTCAGAGAGGCATGGGCGGACAAGGAATGCACAGTTTCTCCAGAATTGGAGAAGATGAGCCGAGTGACGAGAGGTTTATGGGTGAGCATGGCAGTCAGGGGTTCGGAGAGCAAGAACAGCAGGCTGAGAAACAGTCCAAGCCTA GTGGTATTCTCGGCTGTATCAGCAGCCTCGGGGATAGGGTACAAAGGGCTGCGGAATGCAGGTTTGGTGGCGGTTCTTAA